The following coding sequences lie in one Kitasatospora azatica KCTC 9699 genomic window:
- a CDS encoding zinc-dependent alcohol dehydrogenase family protein gives MKALTYHGPGRRTWGEVPDPVVVDPEDAVVRVDAVTICGTDLHILKGDVPEVTDGRILGHEAVGTVVETGPGVRTIAVGDRVLVSCISACGRCGYCRQGAYGQCTGGGGWILGHLIDGTQAEYVRTPFADNSLHRLPDSVTDEAALLLADILPTSFEVGVRNGRVSPGDTVVIVGAGPIGLAAIITARLYSPGRIIAVDLADSRLDAAKRLGADEVLNAARADAAAIRALSPDGLGADVAIEAVGVPETFELCTRVVRPGGRVANVGVHGKPATLHLEELWIKNLTITTGLVDTNTTPLLLDMLAAGRLGTADLVTNRFGLDEMPDAYDVFADAGNNGALKVALFRT, from the coding sequence ATGAAGGCACTGACGTACCACGGACCGGGCCGCCGCACCTGGGGCGAGGTCCCCGACCCCGTCGTGGTCGACCCCGAGGACGCGGTCGTCCGGGTGGACGCCGTCACCATCTGCGGCACCGATCTGCACATCCTCAAGGGCGATGTCCCCGAGGTCACCGACGGGCGCATCCTCGGCCACGAGGCCGTCGGCACCGTCGTCGAGACCGGACCGGGCGTGCGCACCATCGCGGTCGGCGACCGCGTCCTGGTCTCCTGCATCTCCGCCTGCGGCCGCTGCGGCTACTGCCGGCAGGGCGCTTACGGCCAGTGCACCGGCGGCGGGGGCTGGATCCTCGGCCACCTGATCGACGGCACCCAGGCCGAGTACGTCCGCACCCCCTTCGCCGACAACTCCCTGCACAGGCTGCCCGACAGCGTCACGGACGAGGCCGCCCTGCTGCTGGCGGACATCCTGCCCACCTCCTTCGAGGTCGGCGTCCGCAACGGCCGGGTGAGCCCGGGGGACACCGTGGTGATCGTCGGCGCCGGCCCGATCGGCCTGGCCGCCATCATCACCGCCCGCCTCTACAGCCCCGGCCGGATCATCGCCGTGGACCTGGCCGACAGCCGGCTCGACGCCGCCAAGCGCCTCGGCGCCGACGAGGTCCTGAACGCCGCACGCGCCGACGCTGCCGCGATCCGCGCGCTCAGCCCCGACGGGCTCGGCGCCGACGTGGCCATCGAGGCCGTCGGCGTGCCGGAGACCTTCGAACTGTGCACCCGCGTGGTGCGCCCCGGCGGCCGGGTCGCCAACGTCGGCGTCCACGGCAAGCCCGCCACGCTGCACCTCGAAGAGCTGTGGATCAAGAACCTGACCATCACCACCGGCCTGGTCGACACCAACACCACCCCGCTGCTCCTGGACATGCTCGCCGCCGGCCGGCTCGGCACCGCGGACCTGGTCACCAACCGCTTCGGCCTGGACGAGATGCCGGACGCCTACGACGTCTTCGCCGACGCCGGGAACAACGGCGCGCTGAAGGTCGCCCTGTTCC